The sequence GACGAAATCAACTCAAGGGCACCATCCTGGCGCTGGCGGTTGCAGCCTTTGTAACAGCGCTGGCACTTTTGCCTTTCGTGATCCGGAACTACCGGGCCTTTGGTCAGGTAAGCATGCCAAATACCAATGTTGGTTTCAATTTCTTCTGGAGCAACCACCCCATCTACGGCACAACCTTTGTGCCCGTCATCTATGAGTCCAGCGGTATCACCTACCCGGAATTGATTCCTCCCGAGCTGCGCCATCTCAACGAAGCGGAGCTGGACCGTGCCTTGTTGGCCCGTGGAATACAGATCGTGCTGGAGGATCCGACACGCTATCTACAGCTCTCCTTGAGCCGCTTCCCAGTATACTTCCTTTTCTGGCCTACCGGGACCTCGTCGACGCTGAGCAACGCGGCCCGGGTTCTCAGTTTTGGCATTTTTCTGCCCTTTATGATTTACGGTTTGATCACTGCCTTCTTGCGGGCGAAAATCGGCAAATCGGAACAAGTCGCAGACACCCAGGATCCCGTTTCGATGGCCTGTGCTCATCTTCATTGCGAATTTCTTGCGCTGCTTGGCGCTTACATGATAGTCTATACGGCCATCCATATTGCGTCGTGGGCAAACGTACGCTACCGGTTACCGGTAGATGTGTTTCTCATCATTTTCGCCGCCTATGCCATCGATGACCTCCTGTGGAGAGTGTTGAAGATCGGTTCGGGAAAGCAAAAGCGGCAGAATCCTGACCTTGTTTTTCCGATGGAAGGCTCATGAACGCAATGGAATTTGACGAGGTTGCCCTGCAAAAGGTGCGTGAAGATCGACTTCTGATCGACGAGCTCGACCGCTGGCTCTACGACGAGATCAGGCCTTTTTTCGGCCAACGGGTTCTCGATGTCGGTTGCGGCCTGGGTAATTTCGCACGGCATTTAACTGCTAAGGACTTATATATTGGCACCGATGTTTCGCCGGCCAGTGTCGCTGCCGTGAACAAGACCTACGGTGCCTATCCGAATATGCACGCCCAGGTCGCAAACGCTACCGATCCCCGCTTTCGAAAATTCAAACGATTCGAGATCGACACGGTATTTTCTTTGAACGTGTTTGAACACATAGACGATCATGAGACCGCTCTTGAGAATGTGGCCTATGTTCTGAAACCAGGTGGTGTATTGATCCTGGTCGTTCCCGCCCACAAGTGGCTTTATGGAAGTATCGATCGCTCCATTGGGCACTACAGGCGCTATGACATGACGTTGCTAGCCGAAATGTTTCGAGAGGTTGGCATCAATTGTGTCAAACTGAAGTACATCAACGCCCTGGGCGCGGTGGGATGGTTTGCAAATGGGCGTGTTCGCAGGCAGGATACACCGCCTTCGGGCCAGTTAAAGCTGTTCAACAAGTTGGTTCCGTTGATCAGGCGATTCGAGAGTCTGGTGCCGGTTCCCTTCGGTATCTCCTTGCTGGCTGTCGCCAGAAAGGGATCATCATTGGCGCCGGAATTGAACGGCAAATCATGATTGTCCTCCATCTGCTTTTTTTTGTGGTCACTCTGGTCATCGCGGGCGGCCTGGCTTATCACTATTTCCTGTTGATCGCAGGCAAACCCCAACAGGCAGGAGATATCGATGAGTTGCCACAACCCAACCTCCGGTTTGCGTTGGCAGTACCGGCACACGATGAAGAGGATGTGATCGCTGCCACTGTCCGGCAGATGCAGGAGATAGACTACCCGGAGCGGTTGTTTGATGTCCATGTCGTTGCTGACCATTGCAGCGATGACACTGCGGTGGTGGCAGAGGATGCGGGTGCAACTGCTCATCTCCGTACAGATGAGCCTAGCGGGCGAAAGGGCTTCGCCGTGGACTGGCTCATCAAAAGATTATTGGCTGATCCAATAGGCTATGACATCATTGCTGTTTTCGACGCGGACAGCAAGGTCGATTCACTTTTTTTGACCGCGG is a genomic window of Chloroflexota bacterium containing:
- a CDS encoding glycosyltransferase family 39 protein, encoding MKQRLNSQNGKVKALAPLLLIIILAVLLRVAVAFYLGNSIEEVRGGTFDQISYDALALRVMDGHGFSFATDSWPYAKANQPTAFWSYLFTLFLAGIYSLAGHEPLVARIIQAILVGIVMPWLVYRIGARVFDRRVGLIAALIAAIYFYFINYAASLMTESLYIVGILWTIDVAMRLAIQAEGCSAGELTCSQRHMLRLGLELGLAMAFTLLMRQVIVIFLPVLGLWLLWIAWRRNQLKGTILALAVAAFVTALALLPFVIRNYRAFGQVSMPNTNVGFNFFWSNHPIYGTTFVPVIYESSGITYPELIPPELRHLNEAELDRALLARGIQIVLEDPTRYLQLSLSRFPVYFLFWPTGTSSTLSNAARVLSFGIFLPFMIYGLITAFLRAKIGKSEQVADTQDPVSMACAHLHCEFLALLGAYMIVYTAIHIASWANVRYRLPVDVFLIIFAAYAIDDLLWRVLKIGSGKQKRQNPDLVFPMEGS
- a CDS encoding class I SAM-dependent methyltransferase; the encoded protein is MNAMEFDEVALQKVREDRLLIDELDRWLYDEIRPFFGQRVLDVGCGLGNFARHLTAKDLYIGTDVSPASVAAVNKTYGAYPNMHAQVANATDPRFRKFKRFEIDTVFSLNVFEHIDDHETALENVAYVLKPGGVLILVVPAHKWLYGSIDRSIGHYRRYDMTLLAEMFREVGINCVKLKYINALGAVGWFANGRVRRQDTPPSGQLKLFNKLVPLIRRFESLVPVPFGISLLAVARKGSSLAPELNGKS